One Gemmatimonadales bacterium DNA window includes the following coding sequences:
- a CDS encoding energy transducer TonB, whose amino-acid sequence MVAFLMELPRREGRGGAAASVLVHAALISGAVIATIQTRAAPANPHPSVPLLWLVPPTRAPAPPPAGLGPLVTPPAPQPFAVPATVPTVIPPPPTTPFDPSRFGLEPVGPAAVAPAPVETGAPGAIYADRWVEEPPVLVSHPPARFPDVLRQAGIGGRAVVEAVIDTTGRAEPGSLAVLEATNQLFEAPARAVVAGSVYRPGRASGRPVRVRVRVAVVFRLEGGDARM is encoded by the coding sequence GTGGTCGCGTTCCTCATGGAGCTGCCCCGCCGCGAAGGTCGCGGCGGCGCCGCCGCGTCGGTGCTCGTGCACGCCGCCCTCATCTCGGGAGCCGTGATCGCCACCATTCAGACGCGTGCGGCGCCGGCGAATCCGCACCCCAGCGTGCCGTTGCTGTGGCTCGTTCCGCCGACCCGCGCGCCGGCGCCGCCTCCGGCTGGCCTGGGCCCGTTGGTGACTCCGCCGGCGCCCCAGCCCTTCGCCGTGCCCGCGACCGTCCCGACGGTCATTCCACCGCCCCCGACCACGCCGTTCGATCCATCGCGCTTCGGTCTCGAGCCGGTGGGCCCGGCCGCGGTGGCGCCGGCGCCGGTGGAGACCGGCGCCCCCGGGGCCATCTACGCCGATCGCTGGGTCGAGGAGCCGCCGGTGCTGGTCAGCCACCCTCCCGCGCGGTTCCCCGACGTCCTCCGGCAGGCCGGCATCGGCGGCCGCGCGGTCGTGGAGGCCGTGATCGACACGACGGGTCGCGCCGAGCCCGGCTCGCTGGCCGTGCTCGAGGCGACCAACCAACTGTTCGAAGCCCCCGCACGGGCGGTGGTGGCGGGGTCCGTCTACCGGCCGGGCCGCGCGAGCGGGCGCCCCGTCCGGGTACGCGTCCGGGTCGCCGTCGTCTTCCGGCTGGAGGGAGGCGACGCTAGGATGTGA
- a CDS encoding isochorismatase family protein: MANVIFWDVDTQYDFMHADGKLYVPDSESIIPNLKRLTDYAHAKGIRIIASADDHVPGHRELSHAPDFKETFPEHCMRDTKGQAKIPETRLREPLVIEPGREDPVALADRVRAHPGDVLFHKHWFDVFTNENIETVFGILAPQAVVLYGVAQDVCNRYAIEGLLKRYSQLRLFAVSDAMKPIDREMAQRLLDAWAQQGVHIVKTREIVEGGLVDSLLAA; this comes from the coding sequence GTGGCGAACGTGATCTTCTGGGACGTGGACACCCAGTACGACTTCATGCACGCCGATGGGAAGCTGTACGTGCCCGACTCCGAATCGATCATCCCCAATCTCAAGCGCCTCACCGACTACGCCCACGCCAAGGGCATCCGGATCATCGCGAGCGCCGACGATCACGTGCCGGGCCACCGCGAGCTGTCGCACGCCCCGGACTTCAAGGAGACGTTCCCCGAGCACTGCATGCGCGACACCAAGGGACAGGCGAAGATCCCGGAGACCCGCCTTCGGGAGCCCCTGGTGATCGAGCCCGGCCGCGAGGACCCGGTTGCCCTCGCCGATCGCGTACGCGCCCACCCCGGTGACGTGCTCTTTCACAAGCACTGGTTCGATGTCTTCACCAACGAAAACATCGAAACGGTGTTCGGCATTCTGGCACCGCAGGCCGTCGTTCTGTACGGGGTCGCCCAGGACGTGTGCAACCGGTACGCGATCGAAGGTTTACTGAAGCGCTACTCGCAATTGCGGCTGTTCGCGGTCAGCGACGCCATGAAGCCCATCGATCGAGAAATGGCACAACGTTTGCTCGATGCTTGGGCTCAACAGGGGGTACACATCGTGAAGACGAGAGAGATCGTGGAGGGCGGGCTGGTGGAC